One Bosea sp. 685 DNA segment encodes these proteins:
- a CDS encoding MFS transporter, which yields MTQTNPRPNMAQPALVLFSVCLAAAAMPLTFTGPAVALPAIGRALGGSPIALNWVTNAFMLTFGSSLMVAGALADAYGRKRLFLIGVGAFAVLSMALAAAPDILWFDLGRAAQGLAAAAAFSSGMAALAQEFDGSARIRAFSIVGTSFGVGLAFGPIASGLMIEAFGWRSIFGLVVALAVLAFALGMRALRESRDPQAGGLDWPGAISFTLGLALFTYGVLLAPERGWTEPTVMGLLAGAVALFVAFGVIERSVARPMLDLALFRYPRFVGVQLLAAAPAYAFVVLLILLPVRFIGIEGLSEIAAGRLMIALSAPLLVLPIAAGLLTRWFSPATICGVGLLIAALGLFWLSRISVGGEIMGVVLPMALIGIGISLPWGLMDGLAVSVVPKERAGMATGIFSTTRVAGEGVALAVVSAVLSALTAGHLGAGGAAANAGPAAQRLVTGDLVGATAALPQIGHAMLLQGYGAAFATLLLMLCAITVVTAIVVFVFLGRGTEQVTEPADKTEARLCTSQA from the coding sequence ATGACGCAAACCAACCCACGGCCGAACATGGCCCAACCAGCGCTCGTGCTTTTCTCCGTCTGCCTTGCCGCCGCGGCGATGCCGCTGACCTTCACCGGGCCGGCTGTGGCGCTGCCTGCCATCGGTCGGGCGCTCGGCGGCAGCCCGATAGCGCTCAACTGGGTCACCAATGCCTTCATGCTGACCTTCGGATCGAGCCTGATGGTGGCAGGCGCGCTCGCCGATGCCTATGGCCGCAAGCGCCTCTTCCTCATCGGCGTGGGCGCATTCGCCGTGCTCTCGATGGCGCTCGCCGCTGCGCCCGATATCCTCTGGTTCGATCTGGGGCGCGCGGCTCAGGGCCTGGCGGCGGCAGCCGCATTTTCGAGCGGCATGGCGGCACTTGCCCAGGAATTCGACGGGTCGGCACGCATCCGCGCCTTCAGCATCGTCGGCACCAGTTTTGGCGTCGGCCTCGCCTTCGGGCCGATTGCGTCGGGCCTGATGATCGAGGCCTTCGGCTGGCGCAGCATCTTTGGGCTCGTCGTCGCGCTGGCGGTGCTGGCCTTCGCGCTCGGCATGCGCGCTCTGCGGGAATCGCGTGATCCGCAAGCCGGCGGACTGGATTGGCCGGGCGCAATCAGCTTCACCCTGGGGCTCGCGCTCTTCACCTATGGCGTGCTGCTGGCGCCCGAGCGCGGCTGGACCGAGCCGACCGTGATGGGCCTGCTGGCCGGTGCCGTTGCGCTGTTCGTCGCCTTCGGCGTGATCGAGCGGAGCGTCGCCCGACCGATGCTGGACCTGGCCCTGTTCCGCTATCCGCGCTTCGTCGGCGTGCAGTTGCTGGCGGCGGCACCAGCCTATGCCTTCGTGGTGCTGTTGATCCTGCTGCCGGTGCGCTTCATCGGCATCGAGGGCCTGAGCGAGATCGCTGCCGGCCGCCTGATGATCGCCTTGTCGGCGCCGCTGCTCGTGCTTCCGATCGCAGCTGGCCTGCTGACGCGCTGGTTCTCACCGGCGACTATTTGCGGCGTCGGGCTTCTGATCGCGGCTCTCGGCTTGTTCTGGCTGAGCCGGATCTCGGTCGGTGGCGAGATCATGGGCGTCGTCCTGCCGATGGCGCTGATCGGCATCGGCATCAGCCTGCCCTGGGGGCTGATGGACGGGCTTGCCGTCAGCGTCGTGCCCAAGGAGCGCGCGGGCATGGCGACCGGCATCTTCAGCACCACCCGCGTCGCTGGCGAGGGCGTGGCGCTCGCTGTGGTCAGCGCCGTGCTCTCGGCCCTGACAGCGGGGCATCTGGGGGCGGGCGGTGCGGCTGCGAATGCCGGCCCGGCCGCGCAACGTCTCGTCACCGGCGATCTGGTGGGCGCAACGGCCGCTTTGCCGCAGATTGGTCATGCGATGTTGCTTCAGGGCTATGGCGCCGCCTTCGCCACGCTCCTCCTGATGCTCTGCGCCATCACCGTCGTCACCGCTATCGTCGTCTTCGTCTTTCTCGGGCGTGGGACTGAGCAGGTTACCGAGCCGGCGGACAAGACCGAAGCGCGCCTCTGCACCTCGCAAGCCTGA
- a CDS encoding DUF2336 domain-containing protein — MIVRRFLLWARTANAEARASGAAALAGAYLRSGMADEDRREAETALISLVDDPSPLVRRAIAEEMAASPQAPRTLVLSLIADQSDVAALMLAHSPVLTEADLVDAAAVGDDLAQRAIALRPNLAASVAAALAEVGGDEALVTLAGNPTADIPDFSLERMVERAGACGPLREALLARGDLPGGLRQVIATMVSDTLMSFVTGCGWLTPERSARLTREATERVAVALAAGGEASDAPAIAEVLRADGRLTPGLMLRSLLSGEPALAEAAFVMLSELPQPRVAALLRDRRGTGLKALYRKAGLPRALQPAFTAAITALNLRGFDAGGNGRGIDRVILREVLIACETLEGPDTDALMGLLRRMDSEAAREEARTMADALADDAALALFVEADPALLVELEIGDLRDAA; from the coding sequence GTGATCGTCCGTCGCTTCCTGCTCTGGGCCCGCACGGCCAATGCCGAGGCGCGGGCTTCCGGCGCGGCGGCACTGGCTGGCGCCTATCTGCGCTCAGGCATGGCCGATGAGGACCGGCGCGAGGCTGAGACGGCGCTGATTTCGCTGGTCGACGATCCGTCGCCGCTGGTGCGGCGCGCCATCGCCGAGGAGATGGCTGCTTCGCCGCAGGCGCCGCGCACGCTGGTGCTGAGCCTGATCGCCGACCAGAGTGATGTCGCGGCCCTGATGCTCGCCCATTCGCCGGTGCTGACGGAGGCCGATCTGGTCGATGCGGCGGCGGTCGGCGACGATCTGGCCCAGCGTGCCATCGCGCTCAGACCCAATCTCGCAGCCTCCGTCGCTGCGGCGCTCGCCGAGGTCGGCGGAGATGAGGCGCTGGTGACGCTTGCCGGAAATCCGACGGCCGACATTCCCGATTTCTCGCTGGAACGCATGGTCGAGCGCGCTGGCGCCTGCGGGCCGTTGCGCGAGGCGCTGCTCGCCCGCGGCGACTTGCCGGGGGGCCTCAGGCAGGTCATCGCGACGATGGTGTCCGACACCTTGATGAGTTTCGTGACCGGTTGCGGCTGGCTGACGCCTGAGCGCAGCGCACGGCTCACCCGCGAGGCGACGGAGCGCGTTGCGGTTGCGCTTGCGGCGGGCGGTGAAGCCAGCGATGCGCCGGCGATCGCCGAGGTGCTGCGCGCCGATGGCAGGTTGACGCCGGGACTGATGCTGCGCTCGCTCCTGAGCGGCGAGCCGGCGCTGGCCGAGGCCGCTTTCGTCATGCTCTCGGAGTTGCCGCAGCCGCGTGTGGCGGCATTGCTGCGCGACCGGCGCGGCACGGGCCTCAAGGCGCTTTATCGCAAGGCCGGCTTGCCGCGCGCGCTGCAGCCTGCCTTCACCGCCGCGATCACCGCACTGAACCTGCGCGGCTTCGATGCGGGCGGCAATGGGCGCGGCATCGACCGGGTGATCCTGCGCGAGGTGCTGATCGCCTGCGAGACGCTGGAGGGGCCTGACACCGACGCGCTGATGGGGCTGCTGCGGCGGATGGATTCCGAAGCGGCGCGCGAGGAAGCCCGCACCATGGCCGATGCGCTTGCCGACGATGCGGCGCTGGCGCTGTTCGTCGAGGCAGATCCTGCGCTGCTGGTCGAACTCGAAATCGGCGATCTGCGCGACGCGGCTTGA
- a CDS encoding LysR family transcriptional regulator translates to MDSLTGLMAFVRTADLGSFVAAGRVLGLSASAVGKAVTKLEQQLAIRLFQRSTRSLRLTEEGRAFHERCRRILDDLDDARAMLARTIEAPRGRLRVSTPIVSYHLLLPVLPEFMTRYPEIEVDLDFNDRIVELIDEGVDVAIRSGVLPDSRLMARSLRPFQMLLCAAPAYLERHGTPECPHDLDRHLGVRFRYPNSGKVQPWPLTLPAGEPELRTRTVLTCNNMEALRGATIAGLGIGCMPDFLAREPLANGTLRTLLDDRIDGPGQFSLIWPSNRNLSPKVRVFVDFVGDRLFATRCETPTEAYREF, encoded by the coding sequence ATGGATTCATTGACCGGCCTGATGGCCTTCGTCCGCACGGCCGATCTTGGCAGCTTCGTCGCGGCTGGCCGCGTGCTCGGGCTTTCGGCTTCGGCTGTCGGCAAGGCCGTGACCAAGCTCGAGCAGCAGCTCGCAATCCGGCTGTTCCAGCGCTCGACGCGCAGCCTGCGGCTGACCGAGGAAGGACGCGCCTTCCACGAGCGCTGCCGGCGCATTCTCGACGATCTCGACGACGCCCGCGCGATGCTCGCCCGCACGATCGAGGCGCCGCGCGGTCGGCTGCGCGTCAGCACGCCGATCGTCAGCTATCATCTGCTGCTGCCGGTGCTGCCTGAGTTCATGACGCGCTATCCCGAGATCGAGGTCGATCTCGATTTCAACGACCGCATCGTCGAGCTGATCGATGAGGGCGTCGATGTCGCGATCCGCAGTGGCGTCCTGCCGGATTCGCGCCTGATGGCGCGCAGCTTGCGCCCCTTCCAGATGCTGCTCTGCGCCGCGCCGGCCTATCTGGAACGCCACGGCACACCGGAATGCCCACACGATCTCGACCGGCATCTCGGTGTCCGCTTCCGCTATCCCAACAGCGGCAAGGTTCAGCCCTGGCCGCTGACCCTGCCTGCCGGAGAGCCGGAACTGCGCACGCGCACGGTCCTGACCTGCAACAATATGGAGGCGCTGCGCGGCGCCACCATCGCCGGCCTCGGCATCGGCTGCATGCCGGATTTTCTGGCGCGCGAGCCGCTGGCGAACGGCACGTTGCGGACCCTGCTCGACGACCGGATCGACGGTCCCGGCCAGTTCAGCCTGATCTGGCCTTCGAACCGCAACCTTTCGCCGAAGGTCCGGGTCTTCGTCGACTTCGTCGGCGACAGGCTTTTCGCGACACGTTGCGAGACCCCGACAGAGGCTTATCGCGAATTCTAG
- a CDS encoding NAD kinase: MTEHFGTISFVASETPEAEAALLKLADRYGNADPATADVIVALGGDGLMLQTLHRFLGTGKPIYGMNRGSVGFLMNEFRERGLTKKLEAAQRSVVHPLSMRAVDQNGDVVQAKAINEVSLLRRSYQAAKLRLSVDGQVRLSELVADGVLLATPAGSTAYNLSANGPILPLDAPLLALTPISAFRPRRWRGALLPDHAKVTIEVLEAAKRPVSAVADHTQIENVVLVEIEIDRSVDLVMLHDPGHSLDERILREQFGY; the protein is encoded by the coding sequence ATGACCGAGCACTTCGGAACCATCTCCTTCGTCGCCAGCGAGACGCCGGAGGCGGAAGCCGCCTTGCTCAAGCTCGCCGATCGCTACGGCAATGCCGATCCGGCGACGGCCGATGTCATCGTCGCGCTCGGCGGCGACGGGCTGATGCTGCAGACGCTGCATCGCTTCCTCGGCACCGGCAAGCCGATCTACGGCATGAATCGCGGCTCCGTCGGCTTCCTGATGAACGAGTTCCGGGAACGGGGGCTGACCAAGAAACTGGAGGCCGCGCAGCGCAGCGTCGTCCACCCGCTCTCGATGCGCGCCGTCGACCAGAACGGCGATGTGGTCCAGGCCAAGGCGATCAACGAGGTCTCGCTGCTGCGCCGCTCCTATCAGGCGGCGAAGCTGCGCCTTTCGGTCGATGGCCAGGTCCGGCTGAGCGAGCTTGTCGCCGACGGCGTGCTGCTGGCGACACCGGCGGGCTCGACCGCCTATAATCTCTCGGCCAACGGCCCGATCCTGCCGCTCGACGCGCCGCTGCTCGCCTTGACCCCGATCTCGGCCTTCCGGCCCAGGCGCTGGCGCGGCGCGCTTTTGCCCGACCATGCCAAGGTCACGATCGAGGTGCTGGAGGCCGCCAAGCGGCCGGTCAGTGCCGTCGCCGACCATACCCAGATCGAGAACGTCGTCCTGGTCGAGATCGAGATCGACCGCAGCGTCGACCTCGTCATGCTGCATGACCCCGGCCACAGTCTGGACGAGCGGATCCTGCGCGAGCAGTTCGGGTATTGA
- a CDS encoding MBL fold metallo-hydrolase translates to MMKFEPSRRAVLASAGALAAATTFNLPAGPSPAQAQGAPVNQAPGFYRYKIGDVTLTAINDGFGKRPLEGFVKNAELADVKKAMEQAFLPADALNITFTTLAIENAGKLTLIDTGNGDSGAPTSGTWMANFKAAGFDPKNVSTVVFSHFHGDHINGFRLKDGSTVFPNAEVMVPAAEWAFWMDDAKMSAAPDGLKGAFAGVRRVFSPIAKDVKQFESGKEILPGLTAIAAPGHTPGHTTFALSSGSGRMMIMSDTTNHPALFVRNPDWSAVFDMDGPQAAATRRKLLDMVSADKMQVAFYHAPFPATGYIAKAGNGFEMVPVQWSAAI, encoded by the coding sequence ATGATGAAATTCGAGCCATCGCGCCGCGCCGTTCTCGCCAGCGCAGGCGCCCTCGCCGCCGCCACGACTTTCAACCTGCCCGCCGGCCCCAGCCCGGCCCAGGCGCAAGGAGCCCCCGTGAACCAGGCCCCCGGATTCTATCGTTACAAGATCGGCGACGTCACGCTGACCGCCATCAATGACGGCTTCGGCAAGCGGCCGCTCGAAGGCTTCGTCAAGAACGCCGAACTCGCCGACGTCAAGAAGGCGATGGAGCAGGCCTTCCTGCCCGCCGACGCGCTGAACATCACCTTCACCACGCTCGCCATCGAGAACGCCGGCAAGCTGACCCTGATCGACACTGGCAACGGTGATTCCGGCGCACCCACATCGGGCACCTGGATGGCCAATTTCAAGGCCGCCGGCTTCGATCCCAAGAACGTCTCGACCGTGGTCTTCAGCCATTTCCACGGCGACCACATCAACGGCTTCCGCCTGAAGGACGGCAGCACCGTCTTCCCGAATGCCGAGGTGATGGTGCCGGCCGCCGAATGGGCCTTCTGGATGGACGACGCCAAGATGAGCGCCGCGCCCGATGGCCTGAAGGGCGCCTTCGCCGGCGTCCGCCGCGTCTTTTCGCCCATCGCCAAGGATGTGAAGCAATTCGAGAGCGGCAAGGAGATCCTGCCGGGCCTGACCGCGATCGCCGCGCCTGGCCATACGCCGGGACACACCACCTTCGCGCTGAGCTCCGGCTCGGGCAGGATGATGATCATGTCCGACACCACCAATCACCCGGCGCTGTTCGTGCGTAATCCGGACTGGTCGGCCGTGTTCGACATGGACGGGCCGCAGGCCGCAGCGACGCGCCGCAAGCTGCTCGACATGGTCTCGGCCGACAAGATGCAGGTCGCGTTCTACCACGCCCCCTTCCCCGCCACGGGCTACATCGCCAAGGCCGGCAACGGCTTCGAGATGGTGCCGGTGCAGTGGAGCGCGGCGATCTGA